In Pirellulales bacterium, one genomic interval encodes:
- a CDS encoding DUF6666 family protein, whose amino-acid sequence MRAQQNGAGPNYSQMNNTALGQRVQGNNFSPNYPQIAAGSSRSGSSGYSPSRNVQASMQTNYPANSVMSTNTSTNSVMYGTPGAVITGNAQMQTATPKFQATASASSVMHPPIVTPHAVYLDAQVPGEVIGPGQPRSGTRVIYGNVASGQTIQSNSIMTPSGSNMPPPGEVVGPGQMMGSDPDSNDLEGDMMMPHSPDGFTNPYCNNCNGCGGCGYGPAWHGPSGGSCGCQSGNCGCDGGCSDCDSCDSCGEHTPYGRPWILAPFDWFASEVNGCHNGWWWGEDLTVFGGVHDFKNIADNGLVSSFGFQEGVNWGVPVFPDLGITGQVGYEGTQSEFENIDGARLQSFLTVGLFHRPWCESGWDGGVVFDWLHDDFFGDRFDICQIRGQLGWQWNRCNEFGFWFATSVVNDFGFQTLDQYNFFYRRQFCSGGDVRIWGGFTGGNAGGFDGGLVGADFEVPLARRWALDGGFNYFIPTAKPGNGGFSEETWNLGFNIVWYLGGTAQCYNPYRPLFNVADNGSLMTISR is encoded by the coding sequence ATGCGAGCTCAGCAGAACGGAGCCGGGCCCAATTATTCACAGATGAATAATACTGCCCTAGGTCAGCGCGTGCAGGGAAACAACTTCTCGCCGAATTATCCGCAAATAGCTGCTGGATCGTCGCGCAGCGGCTCGTCGGGTTATTCACCATCGCGCAATGTGCAAGCCAGCATGCAAACTAACTACCCAGCGAACAGCGTGATGTCAACGAATACATCGACTAACAGCGTCATGTATGGCACGCCGGGCGCTGTGATTACCGGAAACGCACAAATGCAGACGGCAACGCCAAAGTTTCAGGCTACTGCAAGCGCCTCTAGCGTGATGCATCCGCCGATTGTTACGCCACATGCGGTTTATCTCGATGCTCAAGTGCCGGGCGAAGTCATTGGTCCCGGGCAACCGCGGTCGGGAACAAGGGTAATCTACGGCAACGTGGCGAGCGGCCAGACCATACAATCGAATTCCATCATGACGCCTTCTGGCTCGAACATGCCTCCACCAGGCGAAGTTGTTGGCCCAGGCCAAATGATGGGCTCCGATCCGGATTCGAACGACCTCGAAGGCGACATGATGATGCCGCACAGTCCGGATGGCTTTACGAATCCCTATTGCAACAACTGCAACGGTTGCGGAGGGTGCGGTTATGGTCCTGCGTGGCACGGCCCGTCGGGCGGAAGTTGCGGTTGCCAAAGTGGCAATTGCGGGTGCGATGGCGGTTGCTCCGATTGCGATAGTTGCGATTCTTGTGGCGAACATACTCCGTACGGCCGCCCTTGGATCTTGGCTCCCTTCGACTGGTTTGCATCGGAAGTAAACGGCTGCCATAACGGATGGTGGTGGGGCGAAGATCTCACCGTGTTTGGCGGCGTCCACGATTTCAAAAATATTGCCGATAACGGCTTGGTCTCCAGCTTCGGCTTTCAGGAGGGTGTGAACTGGGGTGTTCCCGTCTTTCCTGATTTAGGTATTACTGGGCAAGTTGGTTACGAAGGCACTCAAAGCGAATTTGAAAACATCGACGGCGCTCGCCTGCAGTCGTTTTTAACGGTCGGATTATTTCATCGCCCGTGGTGCGAAAGTGGTTGGGATGGCGGCGTTGTGTTCGATTGGCTGCACGACGATTTCTTTGGCGATCGCTTCGATATTTGCCAGATTCGCGGCCAATTGGGTTGGCAGTGGAATCGGTGCAACGAATTCGGCTTTTGGTTTGCAACTAGCGTAGTGAACGACTTCGGTTTCCAAACGCTCGATCAATACAATTTCTTTTATCGCCGGCAGTTTTGCAGCGGCGGCGATGTCCGCATTTGGGGCGGCTTCACCGGTGGTAATGCCGGAGGCTTCGATGGCGGCTTGGTCGGGGCTGATTTTGAAGTTCCCTTGGCTCGGCGCTGGGCCCTAGATGGCGGGTTCAACTATTTCATTCCCACTGCCAAGCCTGGCAATGGCGGATTTTCCGAGGAAACCTGGAATTTGGGTTTCAACATCGTGTGGTACCTCGGGGGCACTGCCCAGTGCTACAATCCTTACCGGCCGCTGTTTAACGTGGCCGATAACGGCAGCCTGATGACTATTTCGCGCTAA
- a CDS encoding PLP-dependent aspartate aminotransferase family protein has protein sequence MEFRTRAIHVGNERDAQTGAIVPPIHVSSTFVQPGAGVWGQFDYTRSGSPTRKALETTLANLEGGIGGLAFSSGMAAIHCVTMLLSAGDHIVAGSDIYGGTYRLLHKIVNRAGITVSLVNATDLKAVEAAITPKTKLLWIESPGNPLLSIIDIAACADIVNRNGLLLGVDSTFATPVLTRPLELGAHIVMHSATKYIGGHSDLLGGALVARDRELFDRLYFIQNASGAVISPWEAFLCSRGLKTLELRVREQSRTAQQLAEWLSRYPRINRVLYPGLPNHPGHEIARCQMADGFGAMLSFDLGDNFAAAKRVAESTKLFQLAVSLGAVESLIEQPASMSHASYDAADRKAHGISDGLVRVSVGLEAFEDLRDDLTQALANCG, from the coding sequence ATGGAATTCCGCACCCGCGCCATTCATGTGGGCAACGAACGCGACGCGCAAACCGGCGCAATTGTGCCCCCAATTCACGTGTCGTCAACGTTTGTGCAGCCCGGCGCGGGAGTGTGGGGACAGTTCGATTACACACGCAGTGGAAGCCCAACGCGCAAAGCACTCGAAACCACGCTGGCGAATCTAGAAGGCGGTATAGGTGGCTTGGCGTTCTCTTCAGGAATGGCGGCGATTCACTGCGTCACCATGCTGCTTTCCGCCGGCGATCACATCGTAGCCGGTTCCGATATTTATGGCGGAACCTATCGCTTATTGCACAAAATTGTTAACCGTGCCGGCATTACCGTGTCGCTGGTCAACGCAACCGATTTGAAAGCGGTGGAAGCTGCGATCACGCCCAAAACCAAGCTGTTGTGGATCGAAAGTCCCGGCAACCCGCTCCTTTCCATCATCGATATTGCCGCTTGTGCCGACATCGTCAATCGCAACGGCCTACTGTTGGGAGTCGATAGCACATTCGCCACGCCGGTGCTCACTCGCCCGCTAGAGTTGGGCGCTCACATCGTCATGCACTCGGCTACCAAATACATCGGCGGGCACAGCGATCTTTTGGGCGGCGCACTGGTCGCACGCGATAGAGAACTTTTCGACAGGCTCTATTTCATCCAAAACGCCTCCGGCGCTGTGATAAGTCCGTGGGAAGCATTTCTTTGCTCCCGCGGTTTGAAAACGCTGGAACTGCGAGTCCGCGAACAATCTCGCACTGCACAACAGTTGGCCGAGTGGCTCAGCCGTTACCCGCGCATCAATCGCGTGTTGTATCCCGGCCTTCCCAATCATCCAGGGCATGAAATTGCCCGGTGCCAAATGGCCGACGGTTTCGGCGCGATGCTCAGTTTTGATTTGGGTGATAATTTCGCAGCCGCCAAACGAGTGGCCGAATCGACAAAGCTGTTTCAGCTTGCGGTGAGCCTGGGGGCAGTAGAATCGCTGATCGAACAGCCCGCTTCCATGTCGCACGCCAGTTATGATGCTGCCGATCGCAAAGCGCATGGCATTTCTGATGGCCTTGTGCGTGTTTCCGTTGGCTTGGAAGCTTTTGAAGACTTACGCGATGATTTGACGCAGGCACTTGCAAATTGCGGATAA